One Pseudomonas sp. C27(2019) DNA window includes the following coding sequences:
- a CDS encoding competence protein CoiA family protein encodes MDVDSRIPFGLSTDSGQIVDVGSVERGNACRCICPSCKTPLVARHGTQNAWHFAHRSQKTHNETRNECDYSFAVSVRLMIRQLATNGLKFKVPRLEGVLPAYSEFTHQAKDFDYLVTEESLLTLEDVEVGAAFCGETVDVLGLVKSVPFVVHVTYKDRNLPISLKEPQVARSGVIELNVDDLPQLFAKEDSGQYQEVLRRYIEDRTDGKTWAYHPREKKLKNIAIAQRDSWLDQQEAEVKLNTSANFTCRMCGWVGPSIKCEPCDSHLYTSNKI; translated from the coding sequence ATGGACGTTGATTCGCGCATCCCGTTTGGTTTAAGCACTGATAGTGGGCAGATTGTAGATGTTGGAAGTGTTGAGCGTGGTAATGCTTGTCGATGCATTTGCCCCTCATGTAAAACACCACTAGTCGCAAGGCATGGAACTCAAAACGCATGGCACTTCGCCCACCGTAGTCAGAAGACACACAACGAAACTCGCAACGAGTGCGATTACTCCTTCGCAGTTTCTGTCAGGCTAATGATTCGGCAGCTTGCCACTAATGGTTTAAAATTTAAGGTGCCGCGGCTTGAGGGAGTGCTTCCTGCTTATAGTGAGTTTACTCATCAAGCAAAAGATTTTGACTATCTGGTGACGGAAGAATCGCTTTTGACTCTAGAGGACGTCGAAGTAGGGGCGGCTTTTTGTGGTGAGACTGTAGATGTACTAGGACTTGTGAAAAGTGTTCCATTTGTGGTGCATGTCACCTATAAGGATCGAAACCTGCCTATTAGTCTCAAAGAACCCCAGGTGGCTAGGAGTGGTGTGATTGAGCTTAATGTCGATGATTTACCGCAGTTATTTGCTAAGGAAGATAGCGGACAGTATCAAGAGGTTCTTCGTCGATACATTGAGGACCGAACAGATGGTAAGACCTGGGCTTATCATCCTCGTGAGAAGAAGCTTAAAAATATTGCTATAGCGCAGCGTGATTCTTGGCTAGACCAGCAAGAAGCTGAGGTAAAACTTAATACGTCTGCTAACTTTACTTGTCGTATGTGTGGCTGGGTAGGGCCGAGCATAAAGTGTGAGCCATGCGATTCTCATTTGTACACAAGCAATAAAATATAG
- a CDS encoding LysR substrate-binding domain-containing protein, with product MYNWEGIAEFVTVAETESFTLAAKKLGISTAHVSRQVSALETRLATKLLQRTTRKVSITEAGSIYYQRCRQLLDDLQDAEHAMSDLHSKPTGKLKITAPVTYGEQTIAPLINDFIARYPELEIELHLSNQKMDLIAEGYDLGIRQGQLQDSSMMAKRLASRTLYVCAAPNYLAEYGQPTKPAELNQHNCLQGSMDHWRFQEKGKARNIHISGNLRCNSGRALADAALKGLGIVQLPGEYVLNYIHNGQLVALLDEYSAPDEGVWAIYPHNHNLLPKVRMLIDYLGEELSGLHGLAY from the coding sequence CTGTATAACTGGGAAGGTATTGCCGAGTTCGTTACCGTTGCCGAGACAGAAAGCTTCACCCTCGCAGCAAAAAAACTAGGGATTTCAACCGCACATGTCAGCCGCCAAGTCAGTGCACTGGAAACTCGTTTAGCCACCAAGTTATTACAGCGCACCACCCGCAAAGTCAGTATTACCGAGGCGGGCTCTATCTATTACCAGCGTTGCAGACAACTGCTGGATGACTTACAGGATGCTGAGCATGCGATGAGTGACCTGCACAGTAAACCCACAGGCAAGCTCAAGATCACCGCGCCGGTCACCTATGGCGAACAGACCATTGCACCACTGATAAACGACTTCATCGCCCGCTACCCTGAGCTTGAGATTGAACTACATTTAAGCAATCAGAAAATGGACTTGATTGCCGAAGGCTATGATCTCGGTATTCGCCAGGGCCAACTACAGGACTCCAGCATGATGGCCAAACGTCTCGCCTCACGTACCCTGTATGTCTGCGCTGCACCAAACTACCTAGCTGAATATGGCCAGCCGACAAAACCAGCAGAGCTCAATCAGCATAATTGCTTGCAGGGCTCGATGGATCACTGGCGTTTTCAAGAAAAAGGCAAAGCACGCAATATCCACATCAGCGGTAACTTGCGCTGCAACAGCGGCCGCGCCTTGGCTGACGCCGCATTAAAAGGACTAGGGATTGTGCAGCTGCCAGGAGAATATGTACTCAATTACATCCACAATGGACAACTAGTCGCACTACTGGACGAGTACAGTGCACCCGATGAAGGGGTTTGGGCCATTTACCCACACAACCACAACCTATTACCCAAAGTGCGAATGCTGATTGATTATCTTGGCGAAGAGTTGTCAGGGCTGCATGGCCTAGCCTATTAA
- a CDS encoding S-(hydroxymethyl)glutathione dehydrogenase/class III alcohol dehydrogenase encodes MTQSIKSKAAIAWGPGQPLSIEEIDVMAPQKGEVRVRIVASGVCHTDAFTLSGDDPEGVFPCVLGHEGGGIVESIGEGVTSVQVGDHVIPLYTPECGECKFCLSGKTNLCQKIRETQGQGLMPDGTTRFHKDGQPIYHYMGCSTFSEYTVLPEISLAKVNPEAPLEEVCLLGCGVTTGMGAVMNTAKVEEGATVAIFGLGGIGLSAIIGATMAKASRIIAIDINESKFDLARQLGATDCINPQTFDKPIQDVIVELTDGGVDYSFECIGNVNVMRSALECCHKGWGESVIIGVAGAGQEISTRPFQLVTGRVWRGSAFGGVKGRSELPDYVERYLQGEFKLDHFITHTMGLADINQAFDLMHEGKSIRTVIHFDK; translated from the coding sequence ATGACACAATCAATTAAATCTAAAGCTGCTATCGCCTGGGGCCCCGGTCAGCCTCTTTCCATCGAAGAAATTGATGTGATGGCGCCGCAAAAAGGTGAGGTTCGGGTGCGTATTGTGGCCAGTGGTGTTTGCCATACTGATGCGTTCACTTTGTCTGGCGATGACCCAGAAGGTGTTTTTCCTTGTGTGCTAGGTCACGAGGGCGGCGGTATTGTTGAATCCATTGGAGAAGGTGTTACTAGCGTGCAAGTGGGTGATCATGTCATCCCTTTGTACACGCCTGAATGTGGTGAGTGTAAGTTCTGCCTGTCTGGAAAAACCAACCTGTGTCAAAAGATTCGGGAAACCCAAGGTCAAGGCTTGATGCCAGATGGCACCACGCGCTTCCATAAAGACGGTCAGCCAATTTATCACTACATGGGCTGTTCAACCTTTTCTGAGTACACGGTTTTGCCGGAAATCTCGCTGGCCAAGGTCAATCCTGAAGCGCCGCTTGAAGAGGTGTGCTTGTTGGGTTGTGGCGTGACCACAGGCATGGGCGCCGTGATGAATACGGCCAAAGTGGAAGAAGGCGCTACAGTAGCTATTTTTGGCCTCGGTGGTATTGGCCTGTCAGCCATTATCGGCGCAACAATGGCCAAGGCCAGTCGCATCATTGCTATTGATATCAATGAAAGCAAGTTCGACTTAGCGCGCCAGTTGGGTGCCACTGACTGCATTAACCCGCAAACGTTTGATAAGCCGATTCAGGATGTGATCGTTGAGTTGACCGATGGCGGTGTTGACTATTCATTTGAGTGTATTGGTAACGTGAATGTCATGCGCTCGGCGCTTGAGTGCTGCCATAAAGGTTGGGGCGAGTCAGTGATTATTGGTGTGGCTGGTGCGGGGCAGGAGATCAGTACGCGACCATTTCAGTTAGTGACCGGCCGCGTATGGCGCGGTTCTGCTTTTGGTGGTGTTAAAGGTCGTTCTGAGTTGCCGGATTATGTCGAGCGCTATTTGCAAGGTGAGTTTAAGTTAGATCACTTCATTACTCAC